A DNA window from Luteolibacter luteus contains the following coding sequences:
- a CDS encoding type IV pilus twitching motility protein PilT, producing MAIIDAYFQYLVANRGSDLHLSEGQPPKIRKHGSVVAIPDQPVLEGESFKNMLAEICDPKAFEKYLESGDLDFAYSMDEESRFRCNYLKQNRGLAAVFRLIPTEIMSLESLGVPEVVKQFGHIRSGLVLVTGPTGSGKSTTLAALLDYINTNYNRHIITVEEPIEFVHRNKRSIITQREVPIQTPSFSDGLRAALREDADIVLVGEMRDLETISLALTAAETGLLVFGTLHTNNARKTVDRIIDVFPADQQSQVRTMLAASLRGVLAQLLCKRVDKPGRVAVHEILFATPAVSAIIREGATQKLYDVITGGKGEGMQFMDESIWNRLQDGVISPEEAYMKAIDKTRFKKFLPERSSHLGDASGESPLEH from the coding sequence ATGGCCATTATCGACGCCTATTTCCAATACCTTGTCGCGAACAGGGGTTCCGACCTTCACCTTTCCGAAGGCCAGCCGCCGAAGATCCGCAAGCACGGTTCCGTGGTCGCCATTCCCGACCAGCCGGTTCTCGAGGGTGAATCCTTCAAGAACATGCTCGCGGAAATCTGTGATCCGAAAGCATTCGAGAAGTATCTTGAAAGCGGTGACCTCGACTTCGCCTACTCGATGGACGAGGAATCGCGTTTCCGCTGCAACTACCTGAAGCAAAACCGCGGTTTGGCAGCTGTCTTCCGTTTGATTCCCACGGAGATCATGTCGCTGGAATCCCTCGGGGTGCCAGAGGTCGTGAAGCAGTTCGGCCACATCCGCTCCGGCCTAGTGCTGGTGACCGGTCCGACCGGTTCGGGCAAGTCCACCACGCTGGCGGCGCTGCTCGACTACATCAACACGAACTACAACCGGCACATCATCACGGTCGAGGAGCCGATCGAGTTCGTGCACCGCAACAAGCGCTCGATCATCACCCAGCGCGAAGTGCCGATCCAGACGCCTTCCTTCTCCGACGGCCTGCGCGCCGCGCTTCGTGAAGACGCGGACATCGTGCTGGTGGGTGAGATGCGCGACCTTGAAACCATCTCGCTGGCCTTGACGGCAGCTGAAACGGGTCTGCTCGTGTTCGGCACCCTGCACACGAACAACGCCCGCAAGACCGTTGACCGTATCATTGACGTGTTCCCTGCCGACCAGCAGTCGCAGGTACGCACCATGCTCGCGGCTTCGCTGCGCGGCGTGCTCGCCCAGTTGCTCTGCAAGCGCGTGGACAAGCCGGGCCGGGTAGCCGTGCACGAGATCCTCTTCGCCACCCCCGCGGTGTCGGCCATTATCCGTGAAGGTGCTACCCAGAAGCTCTACGATGTCATCACCGGCGGTAAGGGCGAGGGCATGCAGTTCATGGACGAATCCATCTGGAACCGCCTGCAGGATGGCGTGATCTCCCCGGAAGAAGCTTACATGAAGGCGATCGACAAGACGCGCTTCAAGAAGTTCCTGCCGGAGCGTTCCTCGCACCTCGGCGACGCCTCGGGCGAGAGCCCGCTGGAGCACTGA
- a CDS encoding phage holin family protein encodes MTEDLDTDRHESSLRASAVEFVSARLELLSMEAQDAGKAAAKKGALVGLIVGCAMIAWMALVAGLIGWIATAGDGVRWHFVAIGAAIFHLLLAGIAAAVLRRPSAASFPLTKSELLKDREWLLNLKDRPKH; translated from the coding sequence ATGACCGAAGATCTGGACACGGACAGGCACGAATCCTCCCTGCGGGCCTCCGCCGTGGAATTTGTTTCCGCGCGCTTGGAACTCCTCTCGATGGAGGCTCAGGACGCTGGAAAGGCCGCCGCAAAGAAAGGAGCATTGGTCGGCCTGATCGTCGGCTGCGCGATGATCGCGTGGATGGCGCTGGTGGCCGGCCTGATCGGCTGGATCGCCACAGCCGGTGACGGGGTGAGATGGCATTTCGTCGCCATCGGGGCCGCCATTTTTCATCTTTTGCTCGCGGGCATCGCCGCCGCCGTGCTGCGCCGACCCTCCGCAGCCTCTTTTCCGCTCACAAAATCCGAACTACTTAAGGATCGCGAATGGCTTCTCAATCTCAAGGACAGGCCGAAGCACTGA
- a CDS encoding MBL fold metallo-hydrolase — translation MLPATRSLLPAFLMRFIVLGSGSGGNAAVVEAGGIRLLVDAGLSAKQLVDRMKASGVDPASLHGVLLTHEHGDHVRGLRVLMKALPAPVYATPSTARIVRDSGVDTASWKIFESGAGFQLNGLSVQSFAVPHDAVEPVGFVFRHEERSFGLLSDTGHVTKLILDRLRGVSALFVEANYDDALLEADMKRPWSTKQRISSRHGHLSNAQTAALIAELAPSGLRRVVLGHLSRDCNCPVTAAATVRASFAEIEVCCAEQDKTCGWWD, via the coding sequence TTGCTACCTGCTACCCGGTCCTTGCTACCTGCCTTCCTGATGCGGTTCATCGTGCTGGGTAGCGGAAGCGGAGGAAATGCAGCGGTCGTCGAGGCCGGTGGTATCCGCCTGCTCGTCGATGCCGGGCTTTCCGCAAAGCAGCTTGTGGACCGGATGAAGGCCAGCGGGGTCGATCCCGCTTCGCTCCACGGCGTCCTGCTCACCCATGAGCACGGCGACCACGTGCGGGGCCTGCGGGTATTGATGAAAGCGCTCCCCGCACCGGTTTACGCCACGCCTTCCACCGCCCGGATCGTGCGGGACAGCGGTGTCGACACCGCCTCATGGAAGATTTTCGAATCCGGGGCGGGATTTCAGCTTAACGGACTCTCCGTGCAATCCTTTGCAGTGCCGCACGATGCCGTCGAGCCGGTGGGATTTGTTTTCCGCCATGAGGAGCGGTCCTTCGGCCTGCTTAGCGATACGGGGCATGTTACCAAGCTGATCCTTGATCGCCTGCGTGGTGTGAGTGCCCTCTTTGTCGAGGCGAACTACGACGACGCCCTTCTGGAGGCGGACATGAAACGCCCTTGGTCTACCAAACAGCGCATTTCCTCACGCCATGGCCATCTTTCGAATGCCCAGACCGCGGCCTTGATCGCGGAGTTAGCGCCATCCGGGCTGCGGCGCGTGGTGCTGGGCCACCTGAGCCGGGACTGCAATTGTCCGGTCACCGCGGCGGCCACGGTGCGTGCGAGCTTCGCTGAAATTGAGGTTTGCTGCGCGGAGCAGGACAAGACCTGCGGTTGGTGGGATTGA
- a CDS encoding DUF883 family protein, which yields MSDTFATNAGSLDPDASFSKSPSVGQAANDLRAAAGEKAKEVANHAKDLAHQAGDQAKALKEKATEQVQHFREVATEKAQAFKSAATEKAETLKVAAGEKAQQIRHAADEQWEVTRAKAKEIHITTEDYIRQHPTRCVIGALGLGFVIGLIARR from the coding sequence ATGTCAGACACTTTTGCTACCAACGCAGGTTCCCTGGATCCGGATGCCAGCTTCTCCAAGTCGCCTTCCGTGGGACAGGCTGCCAATGACCTCCGCGCCGCCGCCGGTGAGAAGGCCAAGGAAGTGGCCAATCACGCCAAGGACCTCGCCCACCAGGCAGGCGATCAGGCCAAGGCGCTGAAGGAAAAGGCCACCGAGCAGGTGCAGCATTTCCGCGAAGTCGCCACGGAGAAGGCCCAAGCTTTCAAGAGCGCCGCTACCGAGAAAGCGGAAACGCTCAAGGTCGCCGCGGGCGAGAAAGCCCAGCAGATCCGCCACGCTGCCGACGAGCAGTGGGAGGTCACCCGCGCGAAGGCCAAGGAAATCCACATCACGACCGAAGATTACATCCGTCAGCACCCGACCCGCTGCGTCATCGGTGCGCTCGGCCTCGGCTTCGTCATCGGCCTCATCGCACGCCGCTGA
- a CDS encoding sulfatase family protein: MKPALFLALLPTALFAAGKPNIVLIYADDLGFGDVSCNGATAVQTPNIDRIAKEGINFRAGYATSATCTPSRFSMLTGKYAWRQQGTGILPGDAAMIIKPDDATIPKVLKKAGYRSGVVGKWHLGLGGAEGVDWNKEIKPSPNDIGFDFSYIMAATGDRVPCVYVENGKVVNLDPADPIEVSYKTPFEGLPTGVSHRAELVMDWSHGHNMAVINGIGRIGYMKGGSKALWKDENMADDFASQAVRFIRESKDDPFFLYYALHDVHVPRVPNPRFVGKTDMGPRGDAIVEADWQVGEVLKVLDELKLAEDTIVIFSSDNGPVIDDGYKDQAVQKLGEHKPAGPFRGGKYSSFEGGTRVPTMLRWPARVKPGQTSEAMISQVDFPRSFAAFADVEEGFVDSQDMSEAMVDSSRKGRDHILEHAGQVAIRMGDWKFIPPGKGPKKAQATNTELGNDPQGQLYDLSKDPGEKSNVAKENPEKLKELASRLEEIRGRK; encoded by the coding sequence ATGAAACCTGCCTTGTTCCTCGCCTTGCTTCCGACCGCTCTGTTCGCCGCCGGGAAGCCGAACATCGTTTTGATTTATGCCGATGACTTGGGCTTCGGCGACGTGTCCTGCAATGGTGCGACGGCAGTGCAGACTCCCAACATTGATCGCATCGCGAAAGAGGGGATCAATTTCCGTGCGGGTTACGCGACCTCGGCGACCTGCACTCCCTCCCGCTTTTCCATGCTCACCGGCAAGTATGCTTGGCGCCAGCAAGGGACGGGCATTCTTCCGGGCGATGCCGCGATGATCATCAAGCCCGACGACGCGACGATACCGAAGGTCCTGAAGAAAGCGGGCTACCGCAGCGGCGTGGTGGGAAAGTGGCACCTCGGTCTGGGCGGCGCGGAAGGCGTGGATTGGAACAAGGAGATCAAGCCCTCGCCGAATGACATCGGCTTCGATTTCTCCTACATCATGGCTGCCACCGGCGACCGCGTGCCTTGTGTGTATGTGGAGAATGGCAAGGTGGTGAATCTCGATCCGGCTGATCCCATCGAGGTCTCCTACAAGACTCCCTTCGAAGGTCTGCCGACCGGTGTCAGCCACCGCGCGGAACTGGTGATGGATTGGAGCCATGGGCACAACATGGCAGTGATCAATGGCATCGGTCGCATCGGCTACATGAAGGGCGGCTCCAAAGCCCTGTGGAAGGATGAGAACATGGCCGATGACTTTGCGAGTCAGGCCGTGCGGTTCATCCGCGAATCAAAGGACGACCCCTTCTTCCTCTACTATGCCCTCCACGATGTCCACGTCCCGCGGGTGCCGAATCCTCGCTTCGTGGGAAAGACCGACATGGGGCCGCGAGGTGATGCAATCGTGGAAGCCGATTGGCAAGTGGGTGAAGTGCTGAAGGTTCTCGATGAACTCAAGCTCGCGGAGGACACGATCGTAATCTTCTCTAGCGACAATGGCCCCGTGATCGATGACGGCTACAAGGACCAGGCCGTGCAGAAGCTGGGCGAACACAAGCCCGCCGGGCCGTTCCGAGGTGGAAAGTATAGCAGCTTCGAAGGTGGTACTCGCGTGCCGACGATGCTGCGCTGGCCTGCGAGGGTGAAGCCGGGACAAACGAGTGAGGCGATGATCAGCCAGGTGGATTTCCCGCGGAGCTTCGCGGCTTTCGCCGATGTGGAGGAAGGATTCGTCGATAGCCAGGACATGAGCGAGGCCATGGTGGATAGCTCCAGGAAAGGCCGGGATCACATCTTGGAACACGCGGGACAAGTGGCGATCCGCATGGGCGATTGGAAGTTCATCCCGCCGGGCAAGGGGCCAAAGAAGGCCCAGGCTACGAATACGGAACTGGGCAACGACCCGCAGGGGCAGCTCTACGATTTATCAAAGGATCCCGGGGAGAAGAGCAACGTGGCAAAGGAGAATCCGGAGAAGCTGAAGGAACTCGCCTCGCGGCTTGAGGAGATCCGTGGCAGGAAGTGA
- a CDS encoding hydantoinase B/oxoprolinase family protein, protein MHSPWRIRVDTGGTFTDAWAIGPDGVERRAKILSDGTLRCRLLAREGEWWTTDSALVAMDDTFAGWSAGGAEVFASREGARLLKLTGNTANLVVGGILELSCGDEAPVAVARILTGTPAARTLPPVDFRVATTRGTNALLERKGAPVFFVVSSGFADLLEIRDQRRELLLSLDQPHRPGLASLVCSCGGMLDSAGKEIEPLETSTLLEVARQGRQNSGVRTAAVALMHSWVNPEHERRVGEILREAGFENVCLSSEVAPMIRLLPRAETAVADAYLAPIMEHFIRRISGAMEEGEPWLMTSAGGLVPASRFRSKDSLLSGPAGGLVGAAELARAAGFPKVLTFDMGGTSTDVSRIDGPFTWRQEQEIGPARVFAPALRIETVAAGGGSICQWRNGRLEVGPESAGADPGPACYGRGGPLTLTDVNLLLGLMDPDKAGIPLARVAAERRLEELLKELWDAGETEATATSLLAGLRDIAVETMAEAIRGVSVREGNDPGDFALLAFGGAGPQHACAVAEKLGVRSVLVPADAGLLSAWGLERARRQEQRGRQMLLPFGAVEKDLPAIWTALAADAAASLHEPDFRWLADLRLAGQDTYLTVEVMDHDDVAPLLSRFAEEYQKLYGYPLPAGKTVELVALRVVAEEKIAACEPEDFGSSGQAGPLLLQDRFSTCFIPEGWTLRRGSRGTLLLEQASKTAGVGSGVPAAVRAGLFRSRFEGIVTAMGEMLRRTALSTNVKERLDFSCALLDAEGYLVASAPHVPVHLGALGVCVREVLKVIDPGPGDVVISNHPAFGGSHLPDVTLIAPVFDGAGKRIAFVANRAHHAEIGGKAPGSMPADARVLAEEGVVIAPRLLVRAGMPLLGEIEELLRDGPWPSRRIGDNLADLEAQLASTRHGVVAIERLAAEHGGAMVRNELRGILARSSALMNVRLRGLALDKTVTSSFDDGTPLVIRLVAEGGRLHLDFAGTGPVHPRNLNATPAIVRSAVLFVLRLWLGEDVPLNEGLLEEVEISIPTGLLSPDFGVDPSRAPAVVGGNVETSQRITDLLLEALDLAANGPGTMNNFLFGDQGFGYYETIAGGSGAGPRHSGTSGRHVHMTNTAITDPEVMEYRFPVRLHRYEVRRTSGGEGCHRGGDGVVREVEFLKPLVVSFLTERRVLGPRGMHGGSDGLPGRQTRIHPDGSQEELPGAITYAAQAGERVLIETPGGGGWGTPQ, encoded by the coding sequence ATGCATTCCCCATGGCGCATCCGCGTGGATACCGGCGGCACCTTTACCGATGCTTGGGCGATCGGGCCGGACGGCGTGGAACGCCGCGCCAAGATCCTTTCGGATGGTACCTTGCGCTGTCGCCTGCTGGCGAGGGAAGGGGAGTGGTGGACCACCGATTCGGCCTTGGTGGCCATGGATGATACCTTCGCCGGTTGGTCGGCGGGCGGTGCGGAGGTTTTTGCGAGCCGCGAGGGAGCGCGCTTGCTCAAGCTCACGGGAAATACGGCGAATCTCGTAGTTGGTGGGATTTTGGAGCTCTCCTGCGGTGATGAAGCCCCGGTGGCGGTGGCGCGGATTCTCACGGGAACCCCTGCCGCGAGGACGCTGCCGCCGGTGGATTTTCGCGTGGCCACTACCCGTGGGACGAATGCGCTGCTTGAGCGAAAAGGTGCCCCGGTATTTTTCGTGGTGAGCAGCGGCTTCGCGGATCTGCTGGAGATTCGAGATCAGCGCCGCGAACTGCTGTTATCCTTGGATCAGCCGCACCGTCCCGGCTTGGCATCCTTGGTTTGCTCCTGTGGGGGGATGCTCGATTCCGCTGGAAAGGAGATCGAGCCCTTGGAAACTTCCACCCTGCTGGAGGTTGCGAGACAAGGCCGCCAGAACTCCGGCGTGCGGACTGCTGCTGTGGCGCTGATGCATTCCTGGGTGAATCCGGAGCACGAACGCAGGGTCGGTGAGATCCTGCGCGAGGCGGGTTTCGAAAATGTGTGCCTTTCCTCCGAGGTAGCGCCCATGATCCGGCTCTTGCCGCGGGCTGAGACCGCAGTGGCAGATGCCTATCTTGCACCGATCATGGAGCACTTTATCCGCCGCATTAGCGGTGCGATGGAGGAAGGTGAGCCTTGGCTGATGACCAGCGCAGGCGGCCTTGTGCCGGCCAGTCGCTTCCGGTCGAAGGACTCGCTGCTCTCCGGTCCTGCAGGAGGCTTGGTTGGTGCGGCGGAGCTGGCACGTGCCGCTGGATTTCCCAAGGTGCTCACCTTTGACATGGGCGGCACCAGCACGGATGTCTCCCGCATTGACGGTCCCTTCACGTGGCGGCAGGAGCAGGAGATCGGCCCGGCAAGGGTCTTTGCCCCGGCCCTGAGAATCGAGACGGTGGCGGCAGGTGGCGGTTCGATCTGCCAATGGCGGAATGGCCGGCTGGAAGTCGGTCCGGAAAGCGCCGGCGCCGATCCAGGTCCCGCCTGCTATGGCCGCGGTGGTCCGCTCACGCTTACCGATGTGAACCTGCTGCTCGGCCTGATGGATCCGGACAAGGCGGGCATTCCTCTCGCTCGCGTGGCTGCGGAAAGAAGGTTGGAAGAACTTCTAAAGGAGCTGTGGGACGCCGGGGAAACGGAGGCAACGGCGACTTCGCTGCTTGCAGGCCTGCGCGACATCGCCGTGGAAACGATGGCGGAAGCCATTCGCGGGGTTAGTGTGCGCGAGGGCAATGACCCTGGTGATTTCGCGCTGCTGGCCTTCGGCGGCGCAGGGCCGCAGCATGCCTGCGCAGTTGCCGAAAAACTCGGGGTCCGTTCCGTGCTGGTGCCTGCCGATGCTGGATTGCTTAGTGCCTGGGGGCTTGAGCGCGCGCGCCGCCAGGAGCAGCGAGGAAGACAGATGCTCCTTCCTTTCGGTGCGGTGGAGAAGGATCTGCCCGCGATCTGGACGGCGCTCGCTGCGGATGCCGCAGCATCGCTTCATGAACCGGATTTTCGCTGGTTGGCGGACCTGCGTCTGGCAGGACAGGATACCTATCTCACCGTGGAGGTGATGGATCATGATGACGTGGCACCCTTGCTGTCCCGTTTTGCGGAGGAGTATCAGAAGCTCTACGGCTATCCGCTGCCCGCCGGGAAAACCGTCGAACTGGTCGCCTTGCGTGTCGTGGCGGAAGAGAAGATTGCTGCATGTGAACCAGAGGATTTCGGTTCGTCGGGGCAGGCTGGACCGCTCCTGCTTCAGGATCGTTTCTCCACTTGCTTCATTCCGGAGGGCTGGACGCTCCGTAGGGGATCGCGAGGCACTCTTTTGTTGGAGCAAGCATCGAAAACAGCCGGCGTCGGTTCTGGAGTTCCGGCTGCAGTGCGTGCTGGACTTTTTCGCAGCCGCTTCGAAGGCATCGTCACCGCGATGGGCGAGATGCTCCGACGCACCGCCCTTTCAACGAACGTGAAGGAGCGCCTCGATTTCTCCTGCGCCTTGCTCGATGCGGAAGGGTATCTCGTGGCCAGCGCGCCTCACGTCCCCGTCCATCTCGGTGCACTTGGGGTCTGTGTGCGGGAGGTCTTGAAAGTGATCGATCCCGGTCCCGGCGATGTCGTGATTAGCAATCATCCGGCCTTCGGTGGTTCGCACCTGCCGGACGTCACGCTCATTGCCCCGGTCTTCGATGGGGCAGGAAAGCGCATCGCCTTTGTTGCGAACCGGGCGCATCACGCCGAGATCGGAGGTAAGGCTCCCGGTTCGATGCCCGCGGATGCACGTGTGCTAGCGGAGGAGGGCGTGGTGATCGCGCCGCGCTTGTTGGTCCGCGCTGGCATGCCTCTGCTGGGCGAAATCGAAGAGCTCTTGCGGGATGGGCCATGGCCTTCGCGCCGGATTGGCGACAACCTCGCGGACTTGGAGGCGCAGCTTGCATCCACGCGGCATGGGGTTGTTGCGATCGAGCGGCTTGCCGCGGAGCATGGGGGTGCAATGGTTCGGAATGAACTGAGAGGCATTCTTGCTCGGTCCTCGGCTTTGATGAATGTCCGCCTTCGCGGCCTGGCCTTGGACAAGACGGTCACCTCTTCTTTCGATGATGGAACCCCCTTGGTGATCCGCCTTGTTGCGGAAGGTGGCCGCTTGCATCTGGACTTCGCAGGCACGGGCCCGGTCCATCCCAGAAATCTCAATGCGACTCCGGCAATCGTCCGCAGCGCGGTGCTCTTCGTTCTCCGGTTGTGGCTCGGTGAGGATGTTCCCTTGAACGAAGGCCTGCTGGAGGAGGTCGAGATCTCCATCCCCACAGGCCTACTCTCTCCGGACTTCGGTGTGGATCCCTCGCGAGCTCCCGCAGTGGTGGGAGGGAATGTGGAAACCAGCCAGCGCATCACCGATCTGCTTCTGGAGGCGCTCGATCTGGCCGCGAATGGTCCAGGCACGATGAATAACTTCCTCTTCGGTGACCAAGGCTTTGGCTACTACGAGACCATCGCCGGAGGTTCAGGGGCCGGTCCCCGTCATTCGGGGACCTCGGGACGCCATGTCCATATGACAAATACGGCGATTACCGACCCCGAGGTGATGGAATACCGATTTCCGGTGCGCCTTCATCGGTACGAGGTTCGTCGTACTTCTGGAGGTGAGGGGTGTCATCGCGGCGGCGATGGCGTGGTGCGGGAAGTCGAGTTCCTCAAGCCGCTCGTTGTTTCCTTTCTCACCGAGCGGCGAGTCCTCGGGCCTCGTGGCATGCATGGCGGGAGCGATGGTCTTCCCGGAAGGCAGACGCGCATCCACCCGGATGGGAGCCAGGAGGAACTCCCTGGGGCGATAACCTATGCGGCTCAGGCGGGGGAACGGGTTTTGATCGAAACGCCGGGAGGCGGCGGCTGGGGCACGCCGCAGTAG
- a CDS encoding type IV pilus twitching motility protein PilT — protein sequence MSEHRVLDHVDDYLRLGREYDCSDVHLPTAFPPAWRRYGQLLPIWADHQPLTAEDTERLARSFLGEREWNRLQERGDVDFAYSNSEGRFRASVIKQRLGYELVFRIINSQLRSMEELDLPIEHLTPLTRYHNGLILVTGAVGSGKSTTLAAIVDFINADREDHILTLEDPIEYVFESKGCQVNQREVHSHTESFAKALRGALREDPDVIMVGEMRDLETISLALTAAETGHLVLGTLHTGNAPRTLDRVLDVFPTDQREQIRIMVSESLRGILSQQLVPRADGNGRVLALELLVNTAAVSATIRDGKTFMLPGIMQTGKNVGMITMDESLRRLYIKGVITQEEALFRCEDKIQMRTFFQS from the coding sequence ATGTCCGAGCACCGCGTTCTCGACCACGTTGACGACTATCTCCGGCTTGGCCGCGAGTATGACTGTTCCGATGTCCATTTGCCGACGGCTTTCCCACCGGCATGGCGCCGTTATGGCCAGCTCCTTCCAATCTGGGCCGATCATCAACCGCTCACCGCTGAAGATACCGAGCGTCTCGCCCGATCCTTTCTCGGGGAACGCGAATGGAACCGACTTCAGGAAAGAGGCGACGTCGACTTCGCCTACTCGAACTCCGAAGGCCGCTTCCGCGCTTCCGTCATCAAGCAGCGCCTCGGCTACGAGCTCGTTTTCCGGATCATCAATTCGCAGTTGCGAAGCATGGAGGAACTCGATCTCCCGATCGAGCACCTTACCCCGCTCACCCGCTACCACAACGGCCTGATCCTGGTGACGGGTGCCGTGGGTTCGGGCAAGTCCACCACGCTCGCCGCGATCGTCGATTTCATCAATGCCGACCGCGAGGACCACATCCTCACGCTCGAAGACCCGATCGAATACGTCTTTGAATCGAAAGGCTGCCAAGTCAACCAACGCGAGGTGCACTCCCACACCGAGTCCTTCGCGAAGGCCCTCCGCGGCGCTCTCCGGGAAGACCCGGACGTGATCATGGTCGGTGAAATGCGCGACCTTGAGACGATCTCGCTCGCGCTCACCGCTGCGGAAACGGGTCACTTGGTGCTCGGCACCCTGCACACCGGTAACGCTCCCCGTACGCTTGACCGTGTGCTCGACGTATTCCCCACCGACCAGCGCGAACAGATCCGCATCATGGTGTCTGAATCGCTCCGCGGCATCCTTTCGCAACAGCTCGTCCCCCGCGCCGACGGCAATGGCCGTGTGCTCGCCCTCGAGCTGCTCGTGAACACGGCGGCCGTCTCCGCCACCATCCGGGATGGCAAGACCTTCATGCTCCCCGGCATCATGCAGACTGGTAAGAACGTCGGCATGATCACCATGGATGAGTCGCTCCGCCGCCTCTACATCAAAGGAGTCATCACCCAGGAAGAAGCTCTCTTCCGCTGTGAGGACAAGATCCAGATGCGCACCTTCTTCCAATCCTGA